The proteins below are encoded in one region of Enhydrobacter sp.:
- a CDS encoding adenylate cyclase, whose amino-acid sequence MSADIRTWPPLSFLTMALGRSRIGLFCTLGFAVLIAAGVLWEGIGVEWKSSSLPGLTDRSATANTEVSAKPAIAILPIVNQSGDPAREYFADGLTQDIISALGRFPELTVMSWNAVFPYKSNPASPGEIAHGLAVRYQLEGSVLQTGDRVRMTAQLVNSHGRVLWSARFDEPLADLFALQDKITTDIVGALAVRVAAIEQRRVLAKPTKSLEAYDYVLRARPALQRPARADIAQARVLLRHAIEIDPNYADAYAALAESYYIATSMGWAETPTAALDRAEELANKALSIDDSEVRAHVILGRIHIFYRRYEQAKAEIDRAIAINANDAHAIAGRGNILMWLGQTEAAIRNLELARRIDPELDAMDRFALSLAYYLKGRYDAAIEEAELNLRKNTGASFSRIVLAAAYAQYDRAEDAARVVSAIRRFDPTFDARDFGTKFLKPADLERLRDGLHKAGLYAATPSSPPPTANR is encoded by the coding sequence TTGTTCTGTACGCTCGGTTTCGCCGTCCTGATTGCCGCAGGCGTGTTGTGGGAAGGCATCGGAGTCGAGTGGAAATCTTCAAGCCTTCCGGGACTGACCGACCGATCCGCAACGGCGAACACGGAGGTCAGCGCCAAACCCGCGATTGCCATTCTGCCCATTGTCAACCAGAGCGGAGATCCGGCTCGAGAGTACTTCGCAGACGGGCTGACCCAAGACATTATCAGTGCGCTCGGGAGGTTTCCCGAGTTGACCGTGATGTCGTGGAACGCCGTCTTTCCGTACAAGAGCAATCCCGCAAGCCCCGGAGAGATCGCCCACGGTCTTGCTGTGCGCTATCAGCTCGAAGGCAGCGTCCTGCAGACCGGCGATCGCGTGCGGATGACCGCGCAGCTTGTCAATTCGCATGGTCGGGTGCTTTGGTCTGCCCGTTTCGACGAGCCCCTCGCCGATCTCTTCGCCTTGCAAGACAAAATCACCACCGACATCGTCGGCGCCTTGGCTGTCCGAGTGGCGGCGATCGAACAGCGGCGTGTGCTTGCCAAGCCGACAAAAAGCCTTGAAGCCTACGACTACGTGCTGCGCGCCAGGCCGGCATTGCAGCGTCCGGCACGCGCGGACATCGCGCAGGCGCGCGTCTTGCTCAGGCACGCCATAGAGATCGATCCGAATTACGCCGACGCCTACGCCGCGCTCGCTGAAAGTTATTACATCGCCACGTCGATGGGCTGGGCGGAAACGCCGACCGCGGCGCTCGATCGAGCAGAGGAACTGGCGAACAAGGCGCTGAGCATCGACGATTCCGAAGTGCGCGCCCACGTCATCCTCGGCCGTATCCACATCTTCTATCGTCGATACGAACAGGCCAAAGCAGAGATCGATCGTGCGATCGCAATCAATGCCAACGACGCCCACGCCATCGCTGGCCGCGGCAATATCCTGATGTGGCTGGGACAGACGGAAGCTGCAATCAGGAATCTGGAGCTGGCGCGGCGAATCGACCCCGAACTCGACGCGATGGATCGTTTTGCGCTCAGCCTGGCCTATTATCTGAAAGGGCGCTACGACGCGGCGATCGAGGAAGCGGAGCTCAATCTTCGAAAAAATACCGGCGCCAGCTTCAGCCGCATCGTGCTGGCCGCCGCTTATGCGCAGTACGATCGAGCCGAGGATGCCGCGCGTGTCGTGTCGGCGATTCGACGCTTCGACCCGACATTCGATGCGCGGGATTTCGGAACCAAATTTCTGAAGCCCGCGGATCTCGAGCGCCTCCGGGACGGCCTGCACAAAGCCGGCCTCTATGCCGCCACGCCCAGCTCCCCGCCTCCGACAGCCAACCGCTAA
- a CDS encoding YHS domain-containing (seleno)protein: protein MSRRDTVGLATLVAACSFGIPLRSARAQGVPLAIKGYDPVAYFTDGKPVHGRPDIEYEWDDYRYRFSTTEHRELFKAAPTRYAPQFGNFCAMALSKGELVEADPENWLISDGKLYIFGKVVGPGLFQRDLAGNVSKANLNRPLLTKN from the coding sequence TTGAGCCGGCGCGATACTGTCGGCCTGGCGACACTGGTCGCGGCTTGTTCGTTTGGAATCCCCTTGCGATCTGCAAGGGCGCAAGGGGTTCCACTGGCGATCAAGGGCTACGACCCGGTTGCCTATTTCACCGACGGAAAGCCCGTGCACGGGCGACCGGACATCGAGTACGAGTGGGACGATTACCGCTATCGGTTCTCGACCACCGAGCACCGCGAACTCTTCAAGGCCGCCCCCACCCGTTACGCGCCACAGTTCGGCAACTTCTGCGCCATGGCGCTGAGCAAGGGCGAGCTTGTCGAGGCCGACCCGGAGAACTGGCTGATCAGCGACGGCAAGCTCTACATTTTCGGCAAGGTGGTGGGTCCGGGCCTGTTCCAGAGGGATCTTGCCGGAAACGTCTCCAAGGCGAATCTCAACCGACCGCTCCTTACCAAGAATTAG
- a CDS encoding cupin domain-containing protein translates to MKLRTCGAGRVVLFALLPCLFALLLLPSTVKAQGKFVVTAMTEKRIRQLPAGPLYWEIENFPTLARAQAAAGETSLAAEIWGKVWLFTLGTKGGPARGGTRIAEIGPVPRITAPEYLLRINTGQGPPGARTSVHMHPGVETFYVLTGQLGQKTPHGVNHVEAGQSMAGHGPGMAMQVFNSGPGDLNTLVMFVVDATKPFSSPAKFE, encoded by the coding sequence ATGAAGTTGCGAACATGCGGTGCGGGACGTGTCGTCCTTTTTGCGCTCTTGCCATGTCTGTTTGCCTTGTTGCTGTTGCCTTCGACCGTGAAAGCTCAAGGGAAATTTGTCGTCACGGCAATGACCGAGAAAAGAATCAGACAATTGCCGGCGGGGCCGCTTTACTGGGAAATCGAGAATTTCCCGACGCTCGCGCGGGCGCAGGCCGCCGCGGGCGAGACATCACTTGCAGCCGAAATCTGGGGCAAGGTCTGGCTCTTCACCCTGGGGACCAAAGGCGGTCCGGCCCGCGGCGGTACGAGAATCGCCGAGATCGGGCCCGTGCCCCGAATTACCGCACCCGAGTACCTGCTGCGCATCAACACTGGGCAGGGACCGCCTGGAGCCAGAACGTCGGTGCATATGCATCCTGGCGTCGAAACCTTCTACGTGCTGACCGGTCAACTGGGGCAAAAGACTCCCCACGGCGTGAACCATGTCGAGGCCGGTCAGTCCATGGCCGGACACGGCCCAGGCATGGCCATGCAAGTCTTCAACAGCGGCCCGGGCGATCTGAATACCCTGGTGATGTTCGTGGTGGACGCCACGAAGCCGTTCTCGTCACCGGCCAAGTTCGAGTGA
- a CDS encoding DUF1499 domain-containing protein: MIFRPTNPISHRLARLAFALACLSAPIVAIAGPLHHYLGVDRELALNVFRFGFYIAAASIALALATILPTRPGDRRRGFVAAVLALVIGVAAAWAPLAWLMHAYRAPDLTDITTDTENPPKLVVTLQLRRGATNAPAYPGHAAAELQHAIYPDLTPIRLNVPPAEAFRRVERVAAALGWQVVARVPAEGRLEAVATSPWFGFHDDIVVRIRRDGASSSRVDIRSKSRTGTSDLGVNAERIRTFARLLLAER; the protein is encoded by the coding sequence ATGATCTTTCGACCGACGAACCCGATAAGCCACCGACTCGCGCGCCTGGCCTTCGCCTTGGCGTGCCTGTCGGCGCCGATCGTGGCGATTGCGGGGCCGCTGCATCACTATCTCGGCGTCGATCGCGAGCTTGCCCTGAACGTCTTTCGCTTCGGCTTCTACATCGCCGCCGCGAGCATCGCCCTCGCCTTGGCCACCATCCTGCCGACCCGGCCCGGCGATCGCCGGCGGGGCTTCGTCGCCGCCGTTCTGGCGCTGGTGATCGGAGTCGCCGCCGCCTGGGCGCCGCTTGCCTGGCTGATGCACGCCTATCGCGCGCCCGATCTCACCGACATCACCACCGACACCGAGAACCCGCCCAAGCTCGTCGTCACGTTGCAGCTACGTCGGGGAGCGACCAATGCCCCGGCCTATCCCGGACATGCCGCGGCCGAGCTGCAGCACGCGATCTACCCCGATCTGACGCCGATCAGGCTCAATGTTCCGCCGGCGGAGGCGTTCCGGCGGGTCGAGCGCGTCGCGGCGGCGCTGGGTTGGCAGGTGGTCGCGCGCGTGCCGGCCGAGGGCCGCCTGGAGGCCGTCGCCACCAGCCCCTGGTTCGGCTTCCACGACGACATCGTCGTGCGCATCCGGCGCGACGGTGCGTCGAGCAGCCGCGTCGACATCCGTTCCAAGAGCCGCACCGGCACGTCGGATCTCGGCGTCAACGCCGAGCGCATCCGTACCTTCGCCAGGCTTCTGCTGGCGGAGAGGTAG
- a CDS encoding DMT family transporter — MIIVARERRRAMAAGLGAIVLWGALATLSVLAGPVPPFQMVAMTFAIGAVIGIARARRRGIARHALLRWPARVWLLGVVGLFGYHALYFAALQLAPPAEANLVNYLWPLLIVLLSAPLAGERLGWPHLAGAVLGFAGVALLAVGRGASFADAHLAGYLLALGCAFTWSLYSVLSRRFGETPTDAIAAFCAAASLLSLICHLLFEFTVWPATPGAWLAVVALGLGPAGAAFYLWDHAVKRGDIRALGALSYAAPILSTALLIACGLARPTSTLVLAALLVTCGAVLASRDMWKR; from the coding sequence ATGATCATTGTCGCCAGAGAGCGCCGCCGCGCGATGGCCGCTGGGCTGGGCGCCATCGTGCTCTGGGGCGCACTCGCCACGCTCTCGGTGCTCGCGGGCCCGGTCCCGCCCTTCCAGATGGTGGCCATGACGTTTGCGATCGGCGCCGTGATCGGCATTGCCCGCGCGCGTCGCCGCGGGATCGCACGGCATGCCCTGCTCCGCTGGCCGGCCCGTGTGTGGCTTCTGGGCGTGGTTGGCCTGTTCGGCTACCACGCTCTCTATTTCGCCGCGCTGCAGCTCGCGCCGCCGGCGGAAGCCAATCTCGTGAACTATCTCTGGCCGCTCCTGATCGTGCTCCTGTCGGCCCCGCTTGCCGGCGAGCGGCTCGGCTGGCCGCATCTCGCGGGCGCGGTCCTGGGCTTCGCCGGCGTGGCCCTGCTTGCCGTCGGCCGCGGTGCGAGCTTCGCCGACGCCCATCTCGCCGGCTATCTGCTAGCGCTCGGCTGCGCCTTCACGTGGTCGCTCTATTCGGTCCTGTCGCGCCGCTTCGGCGAGACGCCGACCGACGCGATCGCCGCTTTCTGCGCCGCGGCCTCGCTGCTCTCGTTGATCTGCCATCTCCTGTTCGAGTTCACCGTGTGGCCGGCGACGCCGGGCGCCTGGCTCGCCGTGGTCGCCCTCGGCCTCGGCCCCGCCGGCGCCGCGTTCTATCTCTGGGACCACGCCGTGAAACGCGGCGACATCCGCGCTCTCGGCGCGCTGAGCTACGCCGCGCCGATCCTGTCGACGGCCTTGCTGATCGCCTGCGGGTTGGCACGGCCGACGAGCACGCTGGTGCTCGCCGCCCTGCTGGTGACCTGTGGCGCCGTCCTCGCGTCACGCGACATGTGGAAACGCTGA
- a CDS encoding cupin domain-containing protein has translation MTGVVTADEIIARLGLQPHPEGGHYRETFRAADRPRGASTAIYFLLKAGERSHWHRVDADEVWHHYAGAPIELSLSDDGHAVRYLRLGSDLDLGELPQAVVPRGVWQTARSLGHWTLVGCTVAPAFEFEGFDLAPPDWKPS, from the coding sequence CTGACCGGCGTCGTGACGGCCGACGAGATCATCGCGCGGCTCGGCCTGCAGCCGCATCCCGAGGGCGGGCACTATCGCGAGACGTTCCGTGCCGCCGACCGGCCGCGCGGCGCGAGCACGGCGATCTACTTCCTGCTGAAAGCGGGCGAGCGCTCGCACTGGCATCGCGTCGACGCCGACGAGGTGTGGCACCACTATGCCGGCGCACCGATCGAGCTGTCGTTGAGCGACGACGGCCACGCCGTGCGGTATCTGCGGCTCGGCAGCGACCTCGATCTCGGTGAGCTGCCGCAGGCTGTGGTGCCGCGTGGCGTTTGGCAGACGGCGCGCTCGCTCGGCCACTGGACGCTCGTCGGTTGCACGGTGGCGCCCGCCTTCGAGTTCGAGGGCTTCGACCTGGCGCCGCCGGACTGGAAGCCATCATAG
- a CDS encoding glutathione S-transferase → MAKMKLYYSPASPYARKVRVVALETGLEKKIDMVNVALSPVAPNADVDRHNPIGKIPALSVKGLDLFDSPVICEYLDSHHKGRKLFPRKGRERWVALRQQAMGDGLLDAALLVRYEGFLRPEDKRWTEWSKGQMKKIEGVLAQLEAEAKALKGKLTIGTIAIACALGYLDFRFPGFDWRSRHPRLAKWFAAASKTPAIKATAPPPG, encoded by the coding sequence ATGGCCAAGATGAAGCTCTACTACTCCCCCGCCTCGCCCTACGCCCGCAAGGTGCGGGTGGTGGCCCTCGAAACCGGCCTCGAGAAGAAGATCGACATGGTGAACGTGGCGCTCTCGCCGGTGGCGCCCAATGCCGATGTCGACAGGCACAATCCGATCGGCAAGATCCCGGCGCTTTCGGTGAAGGGCCTGGACCTCTTCGATTCGCCCGTGATCTGCGAGTATCTCGACAGCCACCACAAGGGCCGCAAGCTCTTTCCGCGCAAGGGCCGCGAGCGCTGGGTCGCGCTGCGCCAGCAGGCGATGGGCGACGGCCTGCTCGATGCCGCCCTGCTGGTGCGCTACGAGGGCTTCCTGCGGCCGGAGGACAAGCGCTGGACCGAGTGGAGCAAGGGCCAGATGAAGAAGATCGAGGGCGTGCTGGCGCAGCTCGAGGCCGAGGCCAAGGCGCTCAAGGGCAAGCTCACCATCGGCACCATCGCCATCGCCTGCGCGCTGGGCTACCTCGACTTCCGCTTCCCGGGCTTCGACTGGCGTTCGCGCCATCCCAGGCTCGCCAAATGGTTCGCCGCCGCCTCCAAGACGCCGGCGATCAAGGCGACCGCGCCGCCGCCCGGCTGA
- a CDS encoding malate/lactate/ureidoglycolate dehydrogenase: MAEKGGAEQAGVGEVRIKPDRLHAFTMAICRADGSSPEEAKLVADHLLLANLFGHDSHGVGMMPAYIQNTTTGRCIRNHHAKIVRDNGAVVVIDGGAGYGQVIAKEAMDIGIERARKHGVCVVGLTNSHHIGRIGHWAEQCARAGLVSTHWVNVHGHKSLVAPFGGAEPRFTTNPYCTAIPRKGQEPIVLDFATSQVAMGKVRVANNKQVRMEPGLLIDAEGNPTTDPGVMYNPPYGAILPFGLHKGGGLAVICDLLAGALTGGRTHSPRTIKKDGHDIINNMLSVIIDPATMGGTEFFEDEVETFLEWVKSARPQPGVAEVLMPGEPERARRRDREKNGVPIDGTTWQQLIEVARKVRLNDTEIPQVAST, translated from the coding sequence ATGGCCGAAAAAGGTGGGGCCGAGCAAGCCGGCGTAGGCGAAGTCCGGATAAAGCCCGACCGGCTGCACGCCTTCACCATGGCGATCTGTCGGGCCGATGGCAGCTCGCCAGAAGAGGCGAAGCTGGTTGCAGACCATCTGCTGCTCGCCAACCTGTTCGGCCACGACAGCCACGGCGTCGGCATGATGCCGGCCTATATCCAGAACACCACCACCGGCCGCTGCATCCGTAACCACCATGCAAAGATCGTCCGCGACAATGGCGCGGTGGTCGTGATCGATGGTGGCGCCGGCTACGGCCAGGTCATCGCCAAGGAAGCGATGGATATCGGTATCGAACGGGCGAGGAAGCACGGCGTCTGCGTCGTCGGCCTCACCAACTCCCACCATATCGGCCGCATCGGCCATTGGGCCGAGCAATGCGCGCGCGCCGGCCTGGTGAGCACCCATTGGGTGAACGTTCATGGCCACAAGTCGCTGGTGGCGCCGTTCGGCGGCGCCGAGCCCCGCTTCACCACCAACCCTTACTGCACGGCCATCCCACGCAAGGGCCAGGAGCCGATCGTGCTCGATTTCGCCACCAGCCAGGTGGCGATGGGCAAGGTGCGCGTGGCCAACAACAAGCAGGTGCGGATGGAGCCCGGCCTCCTGATCGACGCCGAGGGCAATCCCACCACCGATCCCGGCGTGATGTACAACCCGCCCTACGGCGCCATCCTGCCGTTCGGCCTGCACAAGGGCGGCGGGCTCGCGGTCATCTGCGACCTGCTGGCGGGGGCGCTGACCGGCGGCCGCACGCACAGCCCGCGCACGATCAAGAAGGACGGCCACGACATCATCAACAACATGCTGTCGGTCATCATCGATCCCGCGACGATGGGCGGCACGGAGTTCTTCGAGGACGAGGTCGAGACCTTCCTCGAGTGGGTGAAGTCGGCGCGGCCACAGCCCGGCGTCGCCGAGGTGCTGATGCCGGGCGAGCCCGAACGTGCGCGCCGGCGCGACCGCGAGAAGAATGGCGTTCCAATCGACGGCACCACCTGGCAGCAACTCATCGAGGTCGCGCGCAAGGTGCGGCTGAACGATACCGAGATCCCGCAGGTCGCTTCAACCTGA